A window of Dromiciops gliroides isolate mDroGli1 chromosome X, mDroGli1.pri, whole genome shotgun sequence contains these coding sequences:
- the TREX2 gene encoding three prime repair exonuclease 2: MAESSRCETFVFLDLEATGLPNADPQIAEISLFAIHRFSLEHPERDESGVLQLPRILDKLTLCMCPERDFTPKASEITGLSNQNLTNNHKPGFDMTVIRALQEFLKRQESPICLVAHNGFDYDFPLLRTELQRLGADMPEGTICLDTLPALRGLDKAHHHSTRASHGKKSYSLGNLYRQYFHDEPKAAHSAEGDVYTLVMVFLHRAPELLQCFDDEAQNWDEIQPMYIPTARRLGGRGHNA, from the coding sequence ATGGCTGAATCATCAAGGTGTGAGACCTTTGTCTTCCTCGACTTGGAGGCCACTGGCCTTCCTAATGCCGATCCTCAAATTGCTGAGATCTCTCTGTTTGCCATCCACCGCTTTTCCCTGGAGCACCCAGAGAGGGACGAGTCAGGTGTCCTACAGCTGCCTCGGATCCTAGATAAGCTGACCCTGTGCATGTGTCCTGAGCGGGACTTCACCCCAAAGGCTTCAGAGATCACAGGCCTGAGTAATCAAAACCTGACCAACAACCACAAACCAGGCTTTGACATGACTGTGATCAGGGCCCTCCAGGAGTTCCTGAAGCGGCAGGAATCTCCCATCTGCCTCGTTGCCCACAATGGCTTCGACTATGACTTTCCCCTCCTTCGGACCGAGCTGCAGCGTCTGGGTGCAGACATGCCTGAAGGGACCATCTGCCTTGACACACTGCCTGCTCTGAGGGGCCTGGATAAAGCCCACCACCACAGCACCAGGGCAAGCCACGGCAAGAAGAGCTATAGCCTTGGCAACCTGTACCGTCAGTATTTTCACGATGAGCCCAAAGCCGCCCATTCAGCTGAGGGAGATGTTTACACGCTGGTCATGGTCTTTCTTCATAGAGCTCCGGAGCTCCTTCAATGTTTTGATGATGAAGCTCAGAACTGGGATGAGATCCAACCCATGTATATCCCTACTGCCCGGAGACTTGGCGGCCGAGGCCACAATGCCTGA